Within Capra hircus breed San Clemente chromosome 7, ASM170441v1, whole genome shotgun sequence, the genomic segment GGTGAGTTTAAGAAAGATAGTTAAACTCTTTGTGTTATAAACATTGGTGCAATCCTTTGTTCTCAGAAATGTGGTTTAGATTCCCTTTTTTGCCCACCTGAAAATAAACATTGTTAATTGTCTAtattccaatatgaaataaaaagtttttcttttaagttatCTTTGTTGTTTTCTAGGCTTTGGAAAGAAGTTCTAACTAGGTCAGATTTCAAAAAGAGCATCTGATTattcaggcttccttggtggctcagtggtaaagaatccgcctgccaattcaggagctgtggatttgaaccctgggtcagaaagatcctccagagaaggaaatggcaacccactccagtattcttgcctgggaaattccagggacagaggagcctggtgggctacaatccacagagtcccaaagaatcaaacacaTCTTAACATCTTTGTTGTTTTCTAAGCTTTGGAAAGAAGTTCTAACCAAACCTAGTTTCAAAAAAAGAATCATATTATTCAATATAgtcatacatatttaaaatactggCTTCAGATTTACACATTCACCAATgtatgctcaaattcatgctTGAATTTGTAAATTCACCACACAGTCATAAAGGCCAGGGCAGGGCTGCATAGAACCCTCTCCCTAGTCACTCGTTTGTGAGATGAACCCAGTTCTTTTGCTTACTTTAACACAAGGCTATCATGTTGGAAAATCACTTTTTCAATTCTTTAAACTCAGAGATATGTGTGAGATAGCCATGTCCGGAGCTGGAAAATTCACGTTGTTCATTTTGATTTTGCACAGGCCACCTCCCCTTAGTTGAAAGTCAGCTCCACTCCACTCCTTGCTGAGCAACTGTAGGACCTTAGTTGTGCATGGAAGCTGGAGGAGCTGAAGAATGAGGCCAGCTTGGATTTGGAAAATCATGGAAAATGCCAGCAGATAAAGTTTCTTGGGAGTAGAACAGCAACGTCAGCATGTGATTAAGCCATTTATATAATGTACTCTGCTAGGAATTCTGGTCTTTATCCCTGTTTTTTCAACTCTCTCTCTATGTATAGAAGCTTTTCATCCTTTTCTGTGTCCCATAAATTCTGATTGAGTGCCTGGTACCTGCCAGGTTCTTTGTTGGCACTGAGGAAACAATACTTAATACTTTGCCCTCAGAGAACCTGCATTTTTATGGGGGGAACAAACAATAGATAAATAAACATGCAAATAATAGTAAGatttcagatggtaaaggaatATAAAATAAGGGTTAAGGAATAAATCAAGCCAGTGATACGCTTCCAGTAGAATGACCAGGCAGACATATCGTGCGAATAATGTTCGTGAGAAGATGGATTGAAAAAGGATACTTCTTCCATCACCGGTTGTTACTTGTCATTCTGTGTTGCCATCATGTCTTTCCACTTCCCAGATTTCTCCCTTGTCCTTACTTATCCCACCTTCTCTTCTTGACATCTTTCTATAGAACTAGGCAGTAAAATTTCTCACCCATAACCAGGCCACCTGCTTGTGATCTCTGAGTTCCCTAAGGATAAATCTAGACTTAGTTGGAgaatctataagcaataaatatgCTGACATTCCAGACCCCAGTGGTGGCTGTGCATTAAAATCCACTTCAGAAGAAGTCTGGGTGTATATCACACCACCAAGATGTATGGAATTTTCATACTGAATGAAGATCACACTTctaatccttaacaaaattataGCCACAATGTGCTAAATAATGCTAAACAATATgaccaaaatatattttcttcatttgcatTGACTATCCTGTCAGATGGATTgctaaataatgttttaaaatatcagtggATGCCAAATCATTAATCTTACCCACATTTAAATATACTACTACATATTTGAATTcacttcataaatatttgattttcagGAAAAGATAAAAGTCAGTGGTATATTTACAAAGGAAGGGCAGTCTTACTTTCTGTGCTTTTCTCCCTCGATCCtccagatcaaaccagtcaactaaGACATGGAGCAAGGAAATGAATCCTCCATTACTGATTTCATTCTCCTGGGCCTCTTCTCAGACTCCAGGCATCCTGGCCTTCTCATCACCATAATTCTGTTCATTCTTGGGGTTGCCATCACTGGAAACTCAGTCTTGGCCCTACTGATCTGGGGTGATGCCCACCTTCACACTCCTATGTATTTCCTACTCAGCCAGCTCTCTCTCATGGACCTCACCCTAATCTCCACCACTGTCCCGAAGATGGTCAATGATTTCTTCTCTGGACAGAGTTTCATCTCTCACATTGGCTGTGGAGACCAACTCTTTCTTTACTTGATGCTAGGAGTGGCTGAGTGTGTTCTCCTGACACTCATGGCCTTTGACCGCTATCTGGCCATCTGTTACCCCCTCAGATACCCAGTCATCATGACCCCCCGAGTCTGTTTGCAAATGGCCATTGGCTCATGGGTTGGGGGTATGCTTATCTCCCTTATGCACACAGTTTATGCCATGAATTTCTCTACTTGTGACTCCAGGGAGGTTCACCATTTCTTCTGTGAGGTTATGGCCCTTCTGAAGCTCTCTTGTGAGGATACCTCAACCTATGAGAAGGTGGTGTTGGCATCTGGCATTGTTTTCCTCCTCATACCTTTTGGACTCATCTTGACCTCCTACATCCTCATCTTTCTCACTGTCCTCCATATGAACGCCCCTGAGGGAAGAAACAAAGCTCTGGCCACCTGCTCTTCCCACCTCAGTGTAGTGAGCCTCTACTTTGGTCCAGCTATGATCATCTACATGaccccaggttcctctctccccacagatGTGGACCAGTGTCTCTTTGTGTTTGATGTTATCATCACCCCCATGCTCAACCCCCTTATCTATAGCCTGAGGAACAAAGAGGTATTGGAGGCTCTGAGGAACATTCTATGGAGAAAGCTGATGTTTATAGTGAAAAGATgatgccacttaaaaaaaaaaactcatatccTCTATTGTTCCCCATTTAATACTGGTGCTATTAGGAAAAATTTAACTTTGAATTTCAGTTTTCaacaatattaaagaaatgacactttttctttcagatttcaaGTAATGTGAACCATACTACAAAGGCAACAGGGGAATTCCTATTTAACAGTGTTACACTACTTGACTGATCATAACATAAATATCCAATTTTCCCAGAGCTCACAAATCAAATTCATAAGGAAACTGATGTAGGCATATATATTCAACAAGCTTTACAAGATTCAAGATAACCTGATAAATAACATGGTCCTAATGTACCTTTTCTAGctgctttggtggctcagatggaaaagaatctgtctgcaatgcaggagactcaggtttaacccctgggttgggaagatcccctggagaaagcaatgactACCCACTCAAAGTATCCTTGCTTGaaaaacaccatggacagaggagcctggcaggctacagttcatggggttgcaaaaagttagacatgactgagaaactaaccaTGCACGCACAAAGT encodes:
- the LOC102191610 gene encoding olfactory receptor 2T29-like codes for the protein MEQGNESSITDFILLGLFSDSRHPGLLITIILFILGVAITGNSVLALLIWGDAHLHTPMYFLLSQLSLMDLTLISTTVPKMVNDFFSGQSFISHIGCGDQLFLYLMLGVAECVLLTLMAFDRYLAICYPLRYPVIMTPRVCLQMAIGSWVGGMLISLMHTVYAMNFSTCDSREVHHFFCEVMALLKLSCEDTSTYEKVVLASGIVFLLIPFGLILTSYILIFLTVLHMNAPEGRNKALATCSSHLSVVSLYFGPAMIIYMTPGSSLPTDVDQCLFVFDVIITPMLNPLIYSLRNKEVLEALRNILWRKLMFIVKR